The genomic interval CAGCTGTCAGGTTATACAGCGTTTGTTTGTATTGCTACAGGGCCTAGAATGCCctttcatggaccaggaccccattgcactaggtgctgtacaagcacagaataTGTTACAAATAGATTCTCCGCCACCAttttactgggggtgggggggacttcCAAATGTGACCTGACACCCCTCATGTGAACGGCCCCATTCATctagtaatataattaatgaccATTGTAAATTGTATGACCCACTTCGTTGTGGGTCACTTTAGGATAAACCTCAGGCTCCCCTGGGATTGAGGCTCTCTTGATTTGGTTAACTGGAGGAGCCAGCCAGGCTCCTCTTCACTGCACTCTGGTTGGGGGAAGGTTTAATGAATGGAGGCTTTTGCCCTTTGAGGCTTCGTCCTAAGGGATGAGCTCGTGTCATGAAGTTGCATCAGCTTGTCATAAGGGGATGTTGCTGCCTCATTGACGTATCAAGTAGCATCTGCTGTGCCCTGAAAATTCTCAGGTACCCTTTAACATTCCACCAGGTAGGCATGCAGGATGTGGGATCAGCATTCAACATTGGGATACTCCTGGAGAAAAGGTAGCAATTAGAAAACTGCTATAGATGTAGTGCTGTCCGGGACAAAAAAATCCCCTCCATACCAGCCTATGTTGCAAGGAAATAGTGTCGTTAGTGCTAAGAGAGTGACACTATGATGATGGGCATATGTTAGAAAAACCTAGTTAGGCTTATGATTTTTTAGCCATCCCTAAAGCACAGGCTACTGGTAACATGGCTCCCCTATATCTGCACTTTATTCCTTTGTTTTCCCCCCAGGGCCTCTACTCCtcatttcctcctcttctttgtTTCTTAGGGGGCTTCCATACtctctcctgtcttctgactcAATCTCTCTCTGTCGGCCCCTGTTCACTTGTGCACTGTCTTGCTcgctctcactcacacacacatgttCTCAGGCCCAGATGGTCCACTCCTGGCCACTTCAGGGGATGTGGGACTCTTAAAAGGCATGTTGTAGTTGAAGGAAGGGAAAATTCTTGAAGAACCTGATGGTGCCAGAGAGCAGGATTCTATTCCCTGCTTTTACCActtacttcctgtgtgacttgagCAAGTCGCTTAACCTGTCTGTCTCCCAATGTGTAGAATGGGGTCAGTGATGCTAACCTATTTCTTGGGAGGTGGGAGCTGTAAGGATGGAGGACCATTCATTAATCAGACAGAGGTAATAGATATGTGTTTTGTTTAGAAACAGAGGTAGTGCATTACCTTGATGGAAGGGCCCCTTCATCCCTGGCAAAACtggcacaactcccattaacttcagggcTGAACTTGTTTCATAATGTACAACTTGCTTCTAAGAGTTTAATTCATAGCGGTGGAATGGATTGATGTGGTTCTTCTTCACTACGTGCATGATAGAAACACATGCAGTGCATGCACCTTTGATacattctgttctttcctattcAGGCCAAACATGCAGCTGCAATAGGAGCCAGTGGTATCGCTGGGATCGCACCCTTTTTTTTCAAACCTACAAACAAAGGTGAGCAGAGACATCTGTGGCCATCACATCCACAGAGCCCTTTTTCTTCTGCAGTTTACCACACATTCAGGCTGTCAGCAGTATGATATGGTAAAGGGAGGTCATGGTTTTTTTTAGAGATCTGTGGCAGCAATGCTGCTGTAGTTGGTCAGAGCATCTGTATCTTTGCTATATGGTTCCTCAATGATAAAACTTCCTTTATAGTGCTTATATTCCTCCTtcaggtgttgggtttttttctaagAGGGCAGGTAATCGAGTTTTAACATAGGTCCTGTGTTATAGGCTCCTCCTTTACCCTCTGCTGCTCTGGCTCAGAATGTAACCATCCTCACTGTCATATGGACATTCTTTTGGAAACCATTTCTGGAAATAACATTGTTTGTTCGAATGCCAGTGGTGTGTTTGGTCTTGGTCATAAGTGAAACTAATTGATGATCTCTTGATGCCTACTGGACACACCAAATTGCATACATTACATTGGCATATTTGACAGTTTCTGCGGAAGCACAGGAGAGGATTAACAGGGCCAGTGCATATTATTTGTGAGGTGCAGAACTACTTGGGAGCAGATCAGAGCGGAGGATAAATGATAGAGCTGTGTAGAAGAAGCTTGCAAAACTCTGACCCTAGCCAGTGTTATCAATTTGTGAGATTAGCCCAAAATGAAATAACCTGTTGTATAAAAACCAAGAGACAACATGTAATATGAAGGAATTACACTGGCCCAGTGGGTTTGAAATAATCATGTTTACTCATCTTATAAACCATTCAAGGCCTAGCTACATATATACACTACTGTTCTGTTGGCTTCTGAAACCTAGACAGTGAGGAACACTAGAGAGCTCACAAACTATTAAAAGCATAGTACCCAATTCCTATATCCTGGACCTATTAAGTGCAGAAGAGATAGAGAAATAGTGTCTCCttagagatagggtgaccagatagcaagtgtgaaaaatcgggaccgagggtgggggtaataggcactgtgacgggttggatcacagaaccccccttgggagctgccacccaatgtgccaagactacctctactcctgctttccctgccagctcggaaacccagcaccctgtcttgctaagccagacactcctgtctactccaacaaagacccagggtctgaattacttccccccaaagctgcaggtttacctgaaagcagttaacagaagtgttcctgtctttaacactcataTGCCCAACTCCctatggggtctaaacccaaataaatccgttttaccctgtgtaaagcttatgcagggtaaactcataaattgcttGCCCTctagaagacagagagagagagatgcatggctgtttgcccccccagctattaatacatactctgggttaattaatcagtaaagtgactttattaaatacagaaagcaggatttaagtggtttcaagtagtaacagacagaacaaaataagttaccaagcaaaataaaataaaatgcacaaatctatgtctaatcaaactgaatacagataagatcctcaccagttccagaatgctcccttttacagactaatcttttagcctgggtccagcaatcactcacatctcttgcacactgtcctttgttccagtttttttcaaatagcctctccaccctccaggatatctctttagccagctgaagacaaaatggaggggtctcccaggggtttaaatagactttctcttatgggtggagaccccctcctcactcctatgcaaagtccagctccaagatggagtttaggagtcacctgggcaagtctcatgtccatgcatgactctgtttttacaggtagcaaccattgtttacatgctaccttgaatgtcctcaagtagacttcttatgtggatggagcattccaagatccattgtcctttaaatgtttcttgattaggtacttaatttgcacattcctttctccaggaattgACCAATGTTCTACTAaggtttagaaatcaagccaggacacagccaacattcataactttgaatacaaaaatgatacttgcatacaaataggattaatacattcagtagatcataacctttatggagatatgttacatggcatatgtagcataaaacacattctaagcatatttccataaagccttatgggaggtactgtTACAGGCacctgtgtgtggtgtgtgtttgttttgttttttaaaaagccccaaatatctggactgtcccaataaaattgggacatctggtcaccctacttagagATGGCTTGCTGAGAACTCTATGAACCTGAACTCCCCTTTATGTGGATGACCTCCTTCGCTTGCCTCAGAGTCTAATTGCCTTCTTTCACTGCCTCTTTCAGATACACTGGTTGCTTTCTTACGGGAAGTTGCATCTGAAGCCCCTGGCATTCCATTTTATTACTATCACATTCCTCCTTTAACAGGTGTAAAGAGTAAGTATATTGCTCATTCAGTGACTCTTGCTCCTATTACATGCAGACTTTCCCTGTTCAAGGGATTTACTCAgatctggtctatactacccgcctgaatcggcgggtagaaatcgacctctcggggatcgatttatcgcgtcccatcgggacgcgacaatcgatccccgaatcggcgctctaactccaccagcggaggtggtagtaagcgccgccgacaaaaagcggcagaagtcgattttgccgccgtcctcacaacggggtaagtcggctgcaatatgtcgaattcagctacgctattcacgtagctgaatttgcgtatcttaaatcgactccccgctgtagtgtagatgtaccctcagaaaaCAGTTGGTGAATCTagaattaaaaaacacatttagcttgtctacattagaaaatgttACTGTGCTGAAACAGGATTGAATGGTCAAGTAGGTGCTGTACTTGGTGGGGAAGGAGAATTAATAACTCTTGACATCAAGAAGGATGAagtatttaatgcctattttgcttcagtcttaacTTTTTTTAGtaaatggtgaccagatactcaacacaattaatacaccggaccctcgctagaacACGTGTCTATATAGCACAAATTTGCATACAACACGGTCGCagccatggatcccaaatttaattactttaattgcagTTCATTTTAACACGGTCCCCATGTTAACGCAGTACCATGCATGGATACCAAATCCCGCATTCTAGTGAGGGTCTGGTGTATTAATAAGGGGAAAGGAActcaagccaaaatagggaaagagcagattaaacaatatttagataagttagacaTATTCAAGTCAGCCAGGACTGATGAAATTCattctagggtacttaaggaactagctgaagcaatctcagaaccattagcaattacctTAGAGAACTCATGGATGATGGGTGAAAGGCGAACatagtgcctatctataaaaaggggaacaaagaggaccttgGGAATCctagaccaatcagcttaacttcagtacgtGGAAGGATACTgaaacaaatgattaaaaaatcaatttctaaacaTATAGAGGATAAGAGTTATAAAGAATAGcaagcatggatttttcaagaacaaatcatgcaaaaccaacctaatttccttctttgacagagttattGGCTtagtgggtggggaggaagcaacAGATGTGattgtaaggcttttgacatggtCTCACATGATGATCtcctaagcaaactagggaaatgtggttcagattaaattactataaggtgagtcTGGAACTGGTTGAAAAGACATACTCCAAGAGTAGTTATGAATGCCTTGCTATCAGAGGACCTATTTAGTGGGCTCTCAGAGGAGTCAGTCCTGAGTCTGGTACtactcaatatttttattaatgacttggataatggagtagagaggatgcttataaaatttgcagataacaccaaACTGaaaagggttgcaagcactttggaggacaggattagataGGGTTATtgtacgtccggattttcccggacatgtccggctttttgggcctcaaatccctgtccggggggaaatcccaaaaagccgaacatgtccaggaaaatagggaggggccgggggcgctcggcggtgcggggctgggggtgctcggttgggggctggcctggggccagcaccccagggcccgagccgagccaggctggagatgctggggccggggccggccgccggagggagctgctcggttgggggggccagagtgggccgtgcctcctccccccccacacagctTACCTGCtgtctgcttcaggcttcccacaaatcaaatgttcgtgggaagcagggtgggggcggagttggggcagggctgggggcggggccggggccccgtggagtgtcctctttttggacactcaaaatatgataaccctaggattagaattcaaaacaaccttgacaaatgggACAATTGatatgaaatcaacaagatgaaattcaattaagacaagtgcaaagtacaacagttaggaaaaaatcaaatgcccaagcacaaaatggggaataactggctaggtggtagtactgctgaaaaggatctggggtcacaaatttaatgagtcatcaatgtgatgcagttgcaaaaaaggctaatctaagtctgaggtgtattaacaggtgtaCCTCCCATGTCTGGTTGTACGCAAGACCtgggagataattgtcccactctactctgcattggtgaggcttcagctggagtactgtgtccagttctaggcatcACTCTTTAgtaaagatgtggataaattagagatcatccagaagagagcaacaaaaatggtaaacaTTTAGAAAACCTATTCTccaaggaaaggttaaaacagGACAtgttttagtcttgagaaaagaagactgaggggcggACCTGATAACACCTGaagtatgttaagggctgttaccaAGATGACTGTGATCGGTTCTCCATGTTCAGTGGAGGTAGGagcagaagtaatgggcttactctggagcaagggagacttaggttagatgttaggaaaacctttctaactctaagggtggttaagctctggaatagattcccagggaggttgtggaatccctacaattggaggtttttaggaacaggttggacaaacacctgttcaggatggtctgggtttacttggtcctgcctcagcataggcAGCTGGGCTAGATGACTTCTGGAGGTCCCGTCCAGCCCTACGCTCCTATGAGTCTATAAGATGAAACGAAGCTGACTATAACATCGtgaccagtgtagaccaggacagGTTACATTTAGCATCATTTCTGCTAACCATGGTTAAACCCTGCTTCCAGCAACCTTTCACCACACCTAGCTGACAGTGATAACCTCCACTTGTGCTGTTCAATACTGACCGCATAGTCCTGGTTAGCTAACTGAAGTACTAATCACATTCAGCCACAATAaatttttctaatgtagacaagtccAGACAAGTTAGCAGTGCAGCTGAGAATTGAACTTAAGTTTTTTGACTCCCTTGCTCTAGGCAACAGACCGTATAGCCtctttgaatatatttttaaagtgtagCTGCCAGTTCTTTTCTGAACTGCTTATCTAACTGTATTTCGCAGTTTCTGAACTAAGATTAATACTCAAGAAGGAAATAAGACATCTGATAGATATTAATGAAATCACTGCTGTGTAACAGGGCACAAGCCAGGAAATAgacaatgggggaaaaaaagaaaatgcaggtAGCAGAATTATAGAAACTGTTCAGCTTTGTGGATGTGTCCCACATGATCTTTCTTATTGTCAATAAGCAGCAAGTATGTAATACGGGAGTAGATATAAATGAGAGGGGGTAGTGACAATTCTATATCAATGGTACATTTCTCCTAACATGCATTTGTGCATCTCTTCATATATTCCAGAGTTGCTTTACTGGTTCCTTTCAAGCTATTTAAGTAACCAAGCTCTTACATTTAAACCGTAAAGAAAATGTTGGAAAGCAACAAGTCTGCCTCTGATTACCTCgtgtgaggggagggaagggacctGACTCTGCTCAAATGAAGAATAGTAAGGCTTGAGTGACAATGATGACCCTTTGAGGAGGAGATCAGGGACATCTTATGTGACTGGAATGTGTTTCTTGATGTGAGATTGTTGTTCTGTGCAGTTCGTGTTGAGGAGCTGCTGGATGGTATAAAAGAACAGATCCCCACCTTCCAGGGGGTGAAGTTCAGTGACACAGACCTCTTGGACTTCGCACAGTGTGTGAAGAACAACAAAGAGCAATTTGTGCTACTCTATGGGGTGGATGAGGTAAGGGGCTCCACTTTTAATGATCTCCTCTAAAAACCATGTGGCTTATGCTAAGACACATCCTGGTTCCAACCTGAACAATTACAACCCAGTGCGAATTGAATTCTAGCCATGTTCAGGACTGCGACTTGTACTGATCATTCTTCCTTTGCTTTTTATTATATGAAGTAAAAATGCTTTTTTCTCCCCACAAACTAGCATCTGCTGAGTGCACTGGCAATAGGAGCATCTGGGGCAGTTGGAAGGTCAGTCTTTTTGCATTCCTGCTCCATTTGTTGCCATATTTACCACTATCTGTCTATGTATTGTaattatatggcccccattactgtaataccctgagtacctcacaatctttgatgtatttatttatcctcacaacattgcTGTGAGGCAGGGTTGGACTATTACCCTCTTTACTGAGGGGAACTGAAGTTCAGAGAGACTAAAGAGacttctgtgtgatcttggggaaAGTGGAGAAGGGACTCTAACCTAGGTCAGGGTCAGTGTTTAAGCACTAGACAACCCTTCCTCCACCACTGAGGAGGCGTAAATGAGTTACCATACCATATTGCAATTCGTGTGTACAATATATAAATCACAAGTGacaagtaaacaaagtgattgtTCCCTAGAATGgctaactgatttttttgttcttGGAAAAACAATGTCATTTGTAAAGGATGATGGGAAGAAAACACTTAATTGTAACACTTTTTTTAATTGGGAACAATCATGCTTTTAAGGCTCAACTATATACGATATGTTTCAGACCACGTGGAATTTCTAGCTCGGAATGATTACgttctgaaaacaaaatattgcactAGAAAGCCTGGGACTTCTTGTTTGTTCTGGTTGTGGTGGCTGCTCTAAGCACCTCTTTGTGTAACTGAGTTTACTTTGGTTTTTTTGGCAGCACATACAACTATCTGGGCAAAAAAAACAACTTGATGTTGGAGGCTTTTGCAAAGCAAGACCTTGCATTAGCACAACGGTATCAGGTACAGCATCTTTACCTGCTCACAGTGGGAGTGTCCTGACTCCACTTCTCTTCACTGGGCAACATTCATTCTATGACTTCCCACCACCACTTTAACCACCTAATCTCTCACCACTGTGTTCACACACAATCTGTTTGTCTGGTACACAGCTCCCCTTTTCTCAAACTGATCCAGGCACAAACCCCACTATTTTAACTAGCCAAGGCACAGCTCACCTTTCTTCCCCTTGTGTAACCTCCCCTTCAGCCCCCAAAACCCTGTGTGGAATGGGCACTGTCCATCTCTTCCCTCATAAACAGCCTAACCTAGATAGGTCTGTTTGTTTCCCCCAGTCACATACATGTTTTGGCTTAGGCACAACCTGTTCTAGGATCCTCTTGTCCCATTTCCAATCAATGTTCTTCTCATCCaccctccttcctcttcccttcctGTCCTTGTGCACACACCTACCTGCTGACTAGTCTGGAGACTGCCTCCTGCCTTTCTAACCTGGTTGAACACCCCCTTGCTGATTGATAACCACCATTCAAATACTCTCCATCTATAGGGCTCCATGCCCAATCTCTTTTAAGGGGTGGTTGTCCTAGTCGTCTTTTTAACCATTCCAGATGGGTCACTGTCCACTCTACTCACTTTTTAACTAGTCTTGGCAGTTTCTTGCCCCTCCCTCATCAGTTGCTTATGGGGAAGGGAGGTAAGGCTGGACCAAGCATCATCTCTTTCCTTCTTGTCTCTCTTCTCctgcttcccctccacctcccccacaccacTGAGATTGGGCTTTCTTCCTGGTTAACAGTAGGCAATAGCATTCTGCACAAGGGTTCTCCATCATGCAGGGTTTCTCAGGTCACTATGCCATTACCCTTCTTGCTCAACATGTCAGAGGCCATAGCGATGGTGTAGTCAATATGCAAATGATACACAATTTTCTATCGCAGTCTTGGGCAGCTGGGGCACTTCTCCTTTGCTCTAAAAGAGGGACTGGTGGCAGGAGCGTGTGTGTGGTGGGGCTATGTTCAACAAAGGGTCCTCTACTCCGGAAAGGACTTCCTGTCTGGAAGTCTAGAAGGGCACGGTGCACCAGTTTCCGCAGACTGTTGTGTTAAGGGCGAAGTTGAATAATGAGGATAGCCTGAATGGGGAGTGGCTCATTGAGGTGGGAGCAGTTCAATGTGGGGGTTTGGAGCTGTGGATGATCTTCTTTACTTAAGAAGGCATGTCAAATGTACTGGGGACTTTCCCTTTGCTATGTCATGTGTATAATTGTTGTTATACAAGCATCCAGAGCTGTTAGAATAAGTCTTGTAAATATGAAgaagtgaattaaaaaatactgtcTGTTTCTCTTCTAGTTCTGTACTGGAGAATTTCTCAGCTTTGTATTCAAACTAGGTAGGTGCTGCAATATCTTCCTTCCTCACTGTGTTGTAAAACAAGAACTGAAAATCCATGAGCTTCACTGAAGCTTCCAGGTCCCTGCAACAAGAGAAGCTCCCTTCTGAAAGGTCTTGTGCAAAGAGACCTCACATCTGCTGTTACTGCTTGAGTTATCAGCAGTTGGAAGTTCAATGACTGAGCTGGTAAAGCACATCCAGAAAGATTCTACTCACTCTTCCCTCCTTTCTCCAGGCTCTCTGACAAATTCCCCAACttcaaaaaacaattttttttatcctGACTATCCATTTTTCTTAAGTCCACTCTGTCACTCTTACTGAGTGTTCTCAATCCCGGACAAGATAATAAAGTGCCCTGATGACAAAGCAtggggggcctgattctcctcttttgttgtgtggcaaggcaccttctcGGTCTCACCAGGCTCCGCTGCTTTTAGCCTTGGTGAGACAGGCTTGGATAAAACAGTCCCTCTTGGTTGCACAGGGGAAGTCCGTTCCTTCTCTCCACCAGTCTTTTGGGAGGgaatgcagcctcccctcctggtGAGGCTCGCTGTCTCACTGCACCTAACCTACTACCAGCATgactccttctctccctccccttcttctCCCAACGGGGAGGGTGTAAAAGGGTCTCGGGcagcccttagttggaatcagctgatcctaattgaccTCAATTAGGGAGGAGAGGACAATCAGGCCCAAGAATCTAAACATCCATTTATGAGAAGAATAAGTGTTTTTACATTGTAGGCCTACTCCCCTTGTGCTTTCAAAACTGTATCTATTGACTTTGCTGGCAAAAATACATGTTTTCTCCTGTTAACCCTGCAGAGCCATCACCGCTTTGGGCGAGAGAGGCAGATTCTTTCTGGTTTGCACATAATCAAGAGAATGATTAACTGAATTCTAACTACAGAATCTGTATTacttctttcagagtagcagccatgttagtctgtagtaCTTCTGATACTATATGTAAACCACAAAGGACATGGTTGGGCTTTCGGTTCCTAGGTTGTTTGCTGGGCTGAGAGTTAGAGGATACATTTTATCTATAAAGATTACCCTAATTTGATCTGGAAGTCCTGGAAAAACAAGTATGGGAACCCTCCCAAAGCCACACtctgagtcacttttcagagcataaGCATGCATTACTAAGGAAATATTGTACTTGGGGCATTTTGGAGGAAAATATGGGTAGCGAAGAGTGGTTTGTATTGTAATACAGGATGgatattaactctgttttctgtcTGCAAACATCACTTGCTGATTACATCTTTCTCCCTTGTGGGAATTTAAACTCTGGCCATATTCTAGGGTTTCACAAGAGATGGAATAGTTGATGCGGTTGGTATTTTAGAGCCCTCTGTAGTGACTATCTTTTATTTAAGTGATATATTTAAGTAACCTGCCTTTTTCTTTTGCCTACCTAGGTTTTGGTGTTGCACAGACTAAAGCAGTCATGACTTTTACCTCAGGGATTCCAATGGGTCCCCCACGGCTTCCACTCCTGAGTGCCTCTGTAGATTTTATTGAGAAAGCAAAAGCTAAAATGGAGAGCCTGATTGTGTGACTGTCCCAGCAGTTGATCTGATATTAATGTGGATCTGGAGGTTTGGGGCCTCTGCTTTTGTGATTCATCACTCAAAGGGTTCTCCTTGGGGGACACACTGACTCAATGAGATTTCCATCAGTGAATTTGTAATAAGTGGTTTCCTAACAGGGATGGCCTTGTTAGCCTATgtcttgttttctttcctttagcATTACCCAAAGGGGGAACCTTTATAATACAGGTGAATTCTGTTTATCTGAATGGCCTGGAGGACATCCAAGACCTTTGGATAACCAGGTGTTCAGATAAATGGaagtgctatttttagctgcaGTTTcacaggtctggtctacacttcaaATTGAGGTCAGCCTAGCTACGTTGTTAAGATGCCCTAATCTCTCTGGTAGAtgtggctaggtcaatggaagaatttttctgttgacctagctactacctctcaGAGGTGGATTACGCCTATTGAGGGGAAACCCCCTCCTGTCACGCCTATGCTATGGTGCTCCAGTGGCACAATTTCAGTGCTGCCTgagtggctgtagtgtagacaaagccactGTTTCATGCTGTAGTGATGCCAGAcccagagggaggaggggcaaaAAGGATCTGGTATCGCTGCAGAATGAAAGGGcgggagggtgagggggaaggCAAAGAGGAGGATGgcagagaaaagaaaggaggtagaggggaaggagctgcaggagacaGGAGCCTTCTTGACAGCCCAGGATTCCACAAGCACCagtacaaatactgtagtgagGGGTACAGCTGcctggctccctcccccacagctctaaGTGCTAGAACCAAGGAGGTTCTTGTCTCCTGCAG from Malaclemys terrapin pileata isolate rMalTer1 chromosome 8, rMalTer1.hap1, whole genome shotgun sequence carries:
- the NPL gene encoding N-acetylneuraminate lyase isoform X3; its protein translation is MSEAPPTSVIPHSLASQLVRGQGCELWAGIQALLETSRCCSTVWGRSWTWWAEAPGEGLNGIPKEIAGSHSSYNHSNDSRWAKHAAAIGASGIAGIAPFFFKPTNKDTLVAFLREVASEAPGIPFYYYHIPPLTGVKIRVEELLDGIKEQIPTFQGVKFSDTDLLDFAQCVKNNKEQFVLLYGVDEHLLSALAIGASGAVGSTYNYLGKKNNLMLEAFAKQDLALAQRYQFCTGEFLSFVFKLGRCCNIFLPHCVVKQELKIHELH
- the NPL gene encoding N-acetylneuraminate lyase isoform X1, with the protein product MASPKRLQGLTAATITPMTPDGEINLSVIGQYVDYLVKEQGVKNIFVNGTTGEGLSLSTQERKQLAEEWVTKGKNKLDHVIIHVGALSLPEAKELAKHAAAIGASGIAGIAPFFFKPTNKDTLVAFLREVASEAPGIPFYYYHIPPLTGVKIRVEELLDGIKEQIPTFQGVKFSDTDLLDFAQCVKNNKEQFVLLYGVDEHLLSALAIGASGAVGSTYNYLGKKNNLMLEAFAKQDLALAQRYQFCTGEFLSFVFKLGRCCNIFLPHCVVKQELKIHELH
- the NPL gene encoding N-acetylneuraminate lyase isoform X4, with amino-acid sequence MASPKRLQGLTAATITPMTPDGEINLSVIGQYVDYLVKEQGVKNIFVNGTTGEGLSLSTQERKQLAEEWVTKGKNKLDHVIIHVGALSLPEAKELAKHAAAIGASGIAGIAPFFFKPTNKDTLVAFLREVASEAPGIPFYYYHIPPLTGVKIRVEELLDGIKEQIPTFQGVKFSDTDLLDFAQCVKNNKEQFVLLYGVDEHLLSALAIGASGAVGSTYNYLGKKNNLMLEAFAKQDLALAQRYQFCTGEFLSFVFKLGFGVAQTKAVMTFTSGIPMGPPRLPLLSASVDFIEKAKAKMESLIV
- the NPL gene encoding N-acetylneuraminate lyase isoform X2; translation: MSEAPPTSVIPHSLASQLVRGQGCELWAGIQALLETSRCCSTVWGRSWTWWAEAPGEGVSGMLNGIPKEIAGSHSSYNHSNDSRWAKHAAAIGASGIAGIAPFFFKPTNKDTLVAFLREVASEAPGIPFYYYHIPPLTGVKIRVEELLDGIKEQIPTFQGVKFSDTDLLDFAQCVKNNKEQFVLLYGVDEHLLSALAIGASGAVGSTYNYLGKKNNLMLEAFAKQDLALAQRYQFCTGEFLSFVFKLGRCCNIFLPHCVVKQELKIHELH